The following proteins come from a genomic window of Leptospira bandrabouensis:
- a CDS encoding NAD(P) transhydrogenase subunit alpha — protein sequence MEIFVTAVTIFVLAIFVGFEIITKIPPILHTPLMSGSNAISGITLIGALYAAGIQESNITKILGLLSVIFATINVVGGFLVTHRMLGMFKKKDAPK from the coding sequence ATGGAAATATTTGTTACAGCCGTCACGATTTTCGTCCTCGCGATCTTCGTGGGATTTGAAATCATCACAAAAATCCCTCCCATCCTCCACACCCCTCTTATGTCGGGTTCCAACGCCATTTCCGGCATTACCTTGATTGGTGCACTTTATGCAGCCGGAATCCAAGAGAGCAATATTACCAAAATTTTGGGCTTACTCTCTGTTATTTTTGCTACGATCAACGTAGTGGGTGGGTTTCTTGTAACTCACAGAATGCTCGGAATGTTTAAGAAAAAGGACGCACCTAAATAA
- a CDS encoding SBBP repeat-containing protein, with protein MRLRFFLYLTILALWLCKPLSLNNPSDPKTDAFWKTVFLRCLLEDIDCIEVPQDNQGIKEWTKFLGATGSVLTASQSTATDRSGNVYVVGTTTGSLAGQTKISPGTYNDIFIAKFDSNGNLLWVRQTGSPIIASTYAEVAHFDKWGDMYIVGSSGGPFNDYTGTGAGSLLLKVHPSGIVLWTKIFPTGSETLGSGVTTDSDGNVYITGNTEEQIINGETALGGRNTFIFKYSRNGDFIWTRLIDNGGASSYGQQMQYDPHSKNILIAGQVGGSGTFLGNPLPGGTMNSYLLSINTNAIIQWVRFLGVSGGTTSAKTLSVDKKGSVYITGDANTDIDGQSKSGTIVQFLTRYNVLGEKIWTRLLGGGGSSNTFSYGIYADNASHIYTVGSSNGYLPGVSLIGNQYSYLSKYDANGNLIWIRNSGSSGSTVYGRGISSDKFGTLYVSGSTDGSFDGQTKQGTNDAFIMKYR; from the coding sequence ATGCGATTGCGATTCTTTTTATATCTAACGATTTTGGCCTTATGGTTATGTAAACCCTTGTCTTTGAATAATCCATCAGACCCGAAAACTGATGCCTTTTGGAAGACAGTGTTTTTGCGATGTTTATTAGAGGATATTGACTGTATTGAAGTTCCTCAAGACAACCAAGGGATCAAAGAATGGACAAAATTTTTAGGAGCAACAGGTAGTGTCTTAACAGCTTCGCAGTCCACTGCTACCGATCGATCTGGAAACGTGTATGTAGTTGGAACAACAACTGGTTCACTGGCTGGCCAAACAAAAATATCTCCTGGAACTTATAATGATATCTTTATAGCTAAATTTGATAGTAACGGAAATCTTTTGTGGGTTCGTCAGACGGGCAGTCCTATCATTGCTTCCACTTATGCTGAAGTAGCACATTTTGATAAGTGGGGGGATATGTATATAGTAGGTTCCTCTGGAGGTCCATTCAATGATTATACGGGTACCGGAGCAGGAAGTTTACTTCTTAAAGTGCATCCATCGGGTATTGTGCTCTGGACAAAAATTTTCCCAACGGGAAGTGAAACATTAGGATCGGGAGTCACTACAGATTCTGATGGAAATGTTTATATCACAGGAAATACTGAAGAACAAATCATCAATGGAGAAACGGCACTCGGCGGAAGAAATACGTTTATCTTTAAATACAGTCGTAACGGGGATTTTATTTGGACAAGACTTATTGACAATGGTGGTGCCAGTTCATATGGACAACAGATGCAATATGATCCTCATTCAAAAAATATTTTAATAGCTGGCCAAGTCGGTGGTTCCGGAACCTTTTTAGGAAATCCGTTACCAGGTGGAACCATGAATTCCTATTTACTTTCTATCAATACGAATGCTATCATCCAATGGGTTCGCTTCCTTGGAGTCTCCGGTGGGACTACCAGTGCAAAAACGTTGTCTGTTGATAAAAAGGGATCTGTGTATATTACAGGGGATGCAAATACAGATATTGATGGTCAATCTAAATCAGGCACCATTGTCCAATTTTTAACTCGATACAATGTGTTAGGTGAAAAAATTTGGACCCGGTTGTTAGGTGGTGGAGGATCAAGTAATACTTTTTCTTATGGAATATATGCTGATAATGCTTCTCATATTTATACAGTTGGAAGTAGTAATGGATATTTACCAGGTGTTAGTCTAATTGGAAATCAATATTCTTACCTCTCAAAATATGATGCAAATGGAAACTTGATTTGGATTCGAAATTCCGGAAGTAGTGGTTCCACTGTTTATGGAAGAGGAATTTCCTCAGATAAGTTTGGAACTTTATATGTATCTGGTTCTACCGATGGAAGTTTTGATGGGCAAACCAAACAAGGTACAAACGATGCATTTATTATGAAATATCGTTAA
- a CDS encoding SBBP repeat-containing protein, protein MWNCIYRLVPCYEITQQNKGIKQWTRLLGGTSSVATNSFASATDFEGNNYIAGKVDGALPGQTKVSSGFNTDLFLAKYNSIGDLQWVRQLGSLSNYNSDAQSIHVDSFGDIIVTGLTQGSFGEYTSTEYGLVLLKYSSSGEKLWTKIFYGNSGSVTAGVGVTSDLQGNIYVTGHTELTNINGEIAFGIYNLILFKYDRTGNLLWTRILAETSGSLIFGYKITYDRFSNQLFVSGHATGPGTFLGQTIGNTQESFIAAFRDDGFNTWAKIVGQPGTSVFARGVSSDHRGNVYLTGELSGSPIDGQTFSGATAELLIKYNVNGNREWTKLRGAGPGTTTISRDVYADNAGNVYTTGWTTGNLSDVSLNGTQDVYLSKYHFNRNLEWTRLSGGTLVTLDGMALSSDRYGTIFLTGGTTGNFDGKIKTGTKDAFVIQYK, encoded by the coding sequence TTGTGGAATTGCATATATAGACTTGTTCCATGTTATGAAATTACACAGCAAAACAAAGGCATTAAACAATGGACAAGATTGTTAGGTGGCACTTCGTCTGTTGCAACCAATTCTTTTGCTTCTGCAACTGATTTCGAAGGAAACAATTATATTGCTGGTAAAGTGGATGGAGCACTTCCTGGGCAAACGAAAGTATCTTCTGGTTTTAACACGGATTTATTTCTTGCGAAATACAACTCAATAGGAGACCTCCAGTGGGTTCGACAATTGGGCTCTTTGAGTAATTATAATTCAGATGCACAGTCGATTCATGTAGATTCCTTTGGTGATATTATTGTGACAGGACTAACCCAAGGTTCTTTTGGAGAATATACTTCAACAGAATATGGTTTAGTTTTATTAAAGTATTCTTCATCAGGAGAAAAACTTTGGACAAAAATATTTTATGGAAATTCGGGATCAGTGACTGCCGGAGTAGGAGTCACATCTGATTTACAAGGGAATATTTATGTTACCGGACATACTGAATTAACAAATATTAACGGTGAAATTGCTTTTGGAATTTATAATTTGATTCTATTTAAGTATGATCGAACGGGGAATTTGTTATGGACTCGAATATTAGCTGAGACTTCAGGAAGTTTAATTTTCGGATATAAAATTACATACGATCGATTCTCAAACCAACTTTTTGTGAGTGGTCATGCCACTGGCCCCGGAACTTTTTTAGGCCAAACCATTGGAAATACACAGGAAAGTTTTATCGCTGCATTTCGCGATGATGGTTTCAATACGTGGGCAAAAATTGTAGGCCAACCTGGAACAAGTGTTTTTGCGCGTGGAGTTTCTTCCGATCATCGTGGTAACGTTTATCTGACAGGTGAGTTGAGTGGATCACCAATTGATGGCCAAACTTTTTCTGGGGCAACCGCTGAGTTGCTTATAAAATACAATGTGAACGGTAATAGAGAATGGACAAAACTACGAGGGGCTGGTCCCGGAACAACAACTATCTCTCGAGATGTTTATGCTGACAACGCGGGTAACGTGTATACAACAGGTTGGACTACAGGGAATTTATCCGATGTGAGTTTGAATGGAACTCAAGATGTTTATTTGTCAAAATACCATTTTAATAGAAACTTGGAATGGACAAGGTTATCGGGTGGCACCTTGGTAACGTTAGATGGTATGGCTTTGTCTTCGGATCGCTATGGAACCATTTTTCTGACGGGAGGGACAACCGGAAACTTTGACGGTAAGATAAAAACAGGGACAAAAGATGCCTTTGTCATTCAATATAAATAA
- the queC gene encoding 7-cyano-7-deazaguanine synthase QueC, which yields MVSVKDSSLKSKSEKKGAVVLLSGGLDSTTCLYFAAKEFGFPKNKKLPLLALSFDYSQKHKIELIKSKKIAKTLGIKHVIQKLDPGFFLGSSLTEKKIKVRKNAKSLFSGKEEEIPNTYVPGRNILFLSFALSLAEGHGYDSIYIGVNALDYSGYPDCRPEFIESFQKMANLGTKKGVSGDGDSIQIKTPLLHLGKKEIIELGLEVGAPLQLTHSCYDPLKGKPCGKCDSCILRAKGFLEAGILDPALSIR from the coding sequence ATGGTCTCCGTTAAGGATTCCTCACTCAAATCCAAGTCTGAAAAAAAAGGTGCCGTTGTACTTCTGTCAGGTGGGCTTGATTCTACAACCTGCCTCTATTTTGCTGCCAAAGAATTTGGTTTTCCCAAAAACAAAAAATTACCACTACTAGCACTCTCTTTTGATTATTCGCAAAAACACAAAATTGAACTCATCAAAAGTAAAAAAATCGCCAAAACTCTCGGAATCAAACATGTGATCCAAAAATTGGATCCTGGTTTTTTTTTAGGAAGTTCACTTACAGAGAAAAAAATCAAGGTAAGAAAAAACGCCAAATCACTGTTTAGTGGTAAAGAGGAAGAAATTCCAAATACTTATGTACCTGGACGTAATATTTTATTTTTATCCTTTGCTCTGTCCCTGGCAGAAGGTCATGGATATGATTCGATTTACATTGGAGTCAATGCTCTTGATTATTCTGGGTATCCGGATTGTCGGCCAGAGTTTATTGAATCCTTCCAAAAAATGGCAAACCTAGGTACCAAAAAGGGTGTGAGTGGGGATGGTGATTCTATCCAAATCAAAACTCCACTCCTTCATTTGGGTAAAAAGGAAATCATTGAGCTAGGTTTAGAAGTGGGAGCTCCACTCCAATTAACACATTCTTGTTATGATCCTCTCAAAGGGAAACCTTGCGGAAAATGTGATTCTTGTATTTTAAGAGCTAAAGGATTTTTGGAAGCTGGAATTTTAGACCCAGCTTTATCAATTCGATAA
- the queD gene encoding 6-carboxytetrahydropterin synthase QueD translates to MEELELSKTFGFEAAHFLPNVPEGHKCKRMHGHSFRFAVYLKGEIDPHTGWIMDFGELKSIVKPILDEHLDHYVLNDVPGLENPTSENIAVWLWNQLKPKLPLLDKITLYETCSSSCVYRGPKK, encoded by the coding sequence ATGGAAGAGCTTGAACTTTCCAAAACCTTTGGTTTTGAAGCCGCACATTTTTTACCAAATGTTCCTGAAGGCCATAAGTGCAAAAGAATGCACGGTCATAGCTTTCGTTTTGCTGTTTATCTAAAAGGTGAAATTGATCCACATACCGGTTGGATTATGGACTTTGGAGAACTAAAATCCATCGTAAAACCAATCTTAGACGAACATTTGGATCATTATGTTTTGAATGATGTGCCAGGACTTGAAAATCCCACGAGCGAAAATATTGCAGTATGGCTTTGGAACCAACTAAAACCAAAACTTCCACTGCTAGATAAAATCACTTTGTACGAAACATGTTCGAGTTCTTGTGTATACAGAGGGCCGAAAAAGTAA
- the purF gene encoding amidophosphoribosyltransferase: protein MILQSDKPKEECAIYGIYNSKEAANFTYLGLYSMQHRGQESSGIVTTDGSHLYRYANMGLVANIFTQPKIKELIGDAAIGHNRYSTTGASFLRNAQPIRVESHLGPVALAHNGNLVNSWDIRNRLERDGSIFQTTIDSEVIVHLMAKSHKTDLLEALCESLAQVRGAYSLLVLTPRYLIAVRDPNGFRPLVMGKRSDGAIVFASETCAFDITDTEYVRDVEPGEMVVIDHTGMRSLYPFPKAKPSLCIFEYIYFARPDSYIFEESVYKVRKSLGRQLARVMPVEADVIIPVPDSANIAALGYSEESGIPYQSGLIRSHYIGRTFIEPDQKIRDFGAKIKYNVVKEVVNGKRVVIIDDSVMRGTTSRKIIKMIRNAGAKEIHFRVSAPPTVAPCYYGIDIPTHKELIASTHTIEEIQKYLRVDSLAYLTLDTMHKAVEGHKGGGFCDACFTSNYPVEFQDHAGNQKSLFTEYATEE from the coding sequence ATGATTCTCCAATCTGACAAACCAAAAGAAGAATGTGCCATATACGGCATCTACAATAGCAAGGAAGCTGCTAATTTTACCTACCTAGGTTTGTACTCGATGCAACACCGTGGCCAGGAGTCCAGTGGGATCGTCACAACTGATGGTTCCCACCTATACCGGTATGCCAATATGGGCCTTGTGGCAAATATCTTCACCCAACCGAAGATCAAAGAGCTCATAGGGGATGCGGCCATTGGTCACAACCGGTATTCCACAACGGGAGCAAGTTTTCTTAGAAATGCCCAGCCCATCCGCGTGGAATCTCACTTAGGTCCTGTGGCTCTTGCCCACAATGGAAACCTAGTCAACTCTTGGGACATTCGCAATCGCCTGGAGAGAGACGGGTCCATCTTCCAAACTACGATTGATTCCGAGGTTATCGTCCACCTTATGGCAAAAAGCCATAAAACAGATCTTCTGGAAGCCCTGTGTGAGTCACTGGCTCAGGTTCGCGGAGCTTATTCCTTATTAGTTTTAACTCCCAGATACTTAATCGCCGTGCGAGACCCGAATGGATTTAGGCCCCTTGTCATGGGAAAACGCTCGGACGGAGCCATTGTATTTGCTTCTGAAACTTGTGCTTTCGATATTACTGATACCGAATATGTAAGAGATGTGGAACCAGGGGAAATGGTTGTCATCGATCATACAGGAATGAGGTCTCTTTACCCATTCCCAAAAGCAAAACCAAGTCTTTGTATTTTTGAATATATCTACTTCGCAAGACCAGATTCTTATATTTTTGAAGAATCAGTTTACAAAGTAAGAAAATCTCTCGGTCGTCAGCTGGCACGTGTTATGCCTGTGGAAGCTGATGTGATCATTCCTGTGCCCGATTCTGCAAACATTGCAGCACTTGGTTATAGTGAAGAGTCAGGGATTCCTTACCAAAGTGGACTCATTCGTTCTCATTATATTGGTAGAACCTTCATTGAACCGGACCAAAAGATTCGCGACTTTGGAGCCAAAATCAAATACAATGTAGTGAAAGAAGTGGTGAATGGTAAACGAGTAGTCATCATTGATGACTCGGTGATGCGCGGAACCACAAGCCGTAAAATCATCAAAATGATTCGAAACGCTGGTGCCAAAGAAATTCATTTCCGTGTTTCAGCTCCACCTACGGTAGCTCCTTGTTATTATGGAATTGATATTCCTACCCATAAAGAACTCATTGCGTCCACTCATACCATTGAAGAAATTCAAAAATACCTTCGTGTGGATTCTCTCGCCTATCTAACGTTAGATACAATGCATAAGGCGGTGGAAGGACATAAAGGTGGTGGGTTTTGTGATGCTTGTTTTACATCCAATTACCCTGTCGAATTCCAAGACCATGCGGGAAATCAAAAGTCATTATTTACTGAATATGCGACGGAAGAGTGA
- a CDS encoding ribonuclease D produces MQINSNYILVDTAKALDLALINLRQSKIMSIDTESSGYYTYYPKVCLIQINSNGKNYLIDPLKITNLSALGPLFEDPNILKIFHSAQDDIKALKRDFGFKFVNTADTMISSRLLSLEQSSLSHVVEHYHKVTLSKVEQKSNWEIRPLQKQQLKYAALDTAYLESIWLKMEEELKRRSLYDEAKSEFEFIASEEYVAKEGEGFSLGKFPDILNFTPLERRKILELLRYRDEKAKRINKASFRVFNNDKLSQAVKEQPNEDKCIEWFGKKDGSEIYKLLIAEYSDPIDTSELSKRHGEDLNEEENHKFENAKKWRLRIMRARRMEHSLLPSNKQLIVILRAAPKNLEELKALHVFSDWKVQNYGPSLLAAIQGLPFDSMINRLVAIRSKEAFVAKRRKKQNQNSKDEG; encoded by the coding sequence ATGCAAATCAATTCCAACTATATTCTCGTTGATACAGCAAAAGCTTTGGATTTAGCTCTGATTAATCTCAGACAGTCCAAAATCATGTCCATCGACACCGAGTCCTCCGGTTATTACACGTACTACCCCAAAGTTTGTCTCATTCAGATCAATTCTAATGGCAAAAATTACCTGATTGACCCTCTAAAAATCACAAATTTGTCAGCTTTGGGTCCTTTGTTTGAAGATCCGAACATTCTCAAAATCTTCCATTCAGCACAAGATGATATCAAAGCCTTAAAAAGAGACTTTGGGTTCAAATTTGTGAACACGGCAGATACAATGATCAGTTCTCGGTTATTGTCACTAGAACAAAGTTCATTGTCCCATGTGGTAGAACATTATCATAAAGTAACACTTTCTAAAGTAGAACAGAAGTCTAATTGGGAAATTCGCCCCCTCCAAAAACAACAGCTAAAATACGCAGCCCTCGATACCGCATATTTAGAATCCATTTGGTTAAAAATGGAAGAAGAACTCAAACGTAGATCTTTATATGATGAGGCAAAATCAGAGTTTGAATTCATAGCATCTGAAGAGTATGTTGCCAAAGAAGGAGAAGGATTCTCCCTTGGAAAATTTCCTGATATTCTAAATTTCACTCCTCTCGAAAGAAGAAAGATTTTAGAACTTCTTCGTTACCGCGACGAAAAAGCAAAACGAATCAACAAAGCAAGTTTCCGCGTTTTTAATAATGACAAACTCTCTCAAGCAGTCAAAGAACAACCTAACGAAGACAAATGTATCGAATGGTTTGGTAAAAAAGACGGATCAGAAATCTACAAACTGTTAATAGCAGAATATAGTGATCCAATTGATACCTCAGAACTTTCGAAACGTCACGGGGAAGATCTAAACGAAGAAGAGAATCATAAATTCGAAAACGCTAAAAAATGGCGACTTCGCATTATGCGCGCTAGACGAATGGAACATTCTCTTCTGCCTTCCAACAAACAACTTATCGTTATTTTACGAGCAGCACCCAAAAACTTGGAAGAACTAAAAGCATTACATGTATTTTCCGATTGGAAAGTACAAAACTATGGTCCTAGTTTACTTGCTGCCATCCAAGGACTTCCTTTTGATTCGATGATCAACCGTTTGGTGGCCATTCGTTCCAAAGAAGCATTTGTTGCCAAACGTAGGAAAAAACAAAACCAAAACTCGAAAGACGAGGGTTGA
- a CDS encoding NUDIX hydrolase: protein MMLPYQSFVEKLSRDFEAIPDTSEIKSGVIFPLFGSKDTAEGIILTERSKHLKSHPGQISFPGGVKEKQDPNLLVTALREWEEEMGVHRSTLNVLGKLEGLHTRTGFHITPFLAIYEGDLSFPHNTEEVDRVILLPFSDLWTIPFYAIQVPGREHFAYYFDLGDGLLWGATCEMILRFLREHSSFDRTPLLVKPNLLKPPFLDPKSL from the coding sequence TTGATGTTACCCTACCAGTCCTTTGTAGAAAAACTTTCAAGGGACTTCGAGGCAATTCCTGACACATCAGAAATCAAGTCAGGAGTGATTTTTCCTTTGTTCGGATCCAAAGATACAGCAGAAGGTATCATTCTTACAGAACGTTCCAAACATCTAAAATCTCACCCTGGCCAAATTTCATTTCCGGGTGGGGTTAAGGAAAAACAAGATCCCAATCTCCTAGTCACGGCTCTTCGGGAATGGGAAGAAGAGATGGGAGTCCATCGTTCTACCTTAAATGTCCTTGGAAAACTAGAAGGTCTCCATACAAGAACCGGTTTTCATATTACCCCGTTTTTAGCCATTTATGAAGGGGATTTGAGCTTTCCGCATAATACAGAGGAAGTGGACCGGGTCATCCTCCTTCCCTTTTCCGACCTTTGGACCATACCTTTTTATGCCATCCAAGTCCCGGGCCGGGAACATTTTGCTTATTATTTTGATTTAGGTGACGGTCTCCTTTGGGGTGCAACCTGCGAAATGATTTTGCGATTCCTACGAGAACATTCCTCCTTTGACAGGACCCCTCTTCTTGTGAAACCAAACCTTCTGAAACCTCCTTTTTTAGATCCCAAATCTCTCTAA
- a CDS encoding vWA domain-containing protein, with amino-acid sequence MRKKNKNQGQSSIRFSVFVGCILFLLSNFPLSAQSQPNKRYVFILDASGSMAEKWDGKTRMAVAKEKLLQVLGGLPKDVSVGLVAYGNRIAGCSSARLYHPIQRGAASLVSQKISNIVPAGSTPIAQTLSVVGEFLLNDVQETEIIFISDGVESCDGDPKAVLYQLKNSGKKFRLQVLGIDIDPQGEEDLKRLSILGDGHYYSLKRPEDYDSSFKRIFYKSEGEQALVSETTKSQTNLPTNSQNEIKILNILPYEDGSESGYILNYEYSGQTNTSYMVQLYVFPEEEKQRSFPIPPLRERRMGDLTKHQVAFQTGPEGKGHWIFRLPTGKRMRASAELWDLTGIPKILAISEEKPVQ; translated from the coding sequence GTGCGGAAAAAAAATAAAAACCAAGGACAATCTTCGATCCGATTTTCTGTCTTTGTTGGTTGTATTTTATTTTTACTTTCCAATTTTCCCCTTTCGGCCCAATCACAACCTAATAAACGATATGTGTTTATCTTAGATGCCAGTGGCTCTATGGCTGAAAAATGGGATGGGAAAACAAGGATGGCGGTTGCCAAAGAAAAACTTTTACAAGTTCTTGGTGGTCTTCCCAAAGATGTGAGTGTGGGTCTTGTCGCTTACGGTAACCGAATTGCAGGTTGTTCCTCAGCCAGATTGTACCACCCCATCCAACGAGGGGCCGCATCCCTTGTTAGTCAAAAAATTTCTAACATTGTTCCTGCAGGATCTACTCCCATTGCCCAAACCTTAAGTGTTGTGGGAGAATTTCTTTTGAATGATGTACAAGAAACTGAAATTATTTTTATCTCGGATGGTGTGGAAAGTTGTGACGGGGATCCCAAAGCAGTACTGTACCAATTGAAAAATTCTGGAAAAAAATTTCGTTTGCAAGTGTTAGGGATTGATATTGATCCACAAGGAGAAGAAGATCTAAAAAGACTTTCGATTCTTGGAGATGGACATTATTATTCTTTAAAACGTCCCGAAGATTACGATTCTTCTTTTAAACGGATCTTTTATAAATCCGAAGGGGAACAGGCTCTGGTCTCTGAAACCACCAAATCCCAAACAAACCTACCCACAAATTCCCAAAACGAAATCAAAATTTTAAATATTCTACCTTATGAAGACGGATCTGAATCCGGTTACATTCTAAATTACGAATATAGTGGCCAAACCAACACTTCTTATATGGTTCAATTATATGTTTTTCCAGAGGAAGAAAAACAAAGAAGTTTTCCCATTCCACCTTTGCGAGAACGTAGGATGGGTGACCTCACCAAACACCAAGTTGCCTTCCAAACGGGACCAGAGGGAAAGGGACATTGGATCTTTCGATTGCCCACAGGAAAAAGGATGCGAGCCTCTGCAGAATTATGGGATTTAACAGGAATTCCGAAAATTCTTGCCATTTCCGAAGAAAAACCCGTTCAGTAG
- a CDS encoding tetratricopeptide repeat protein, translating into MRQNSTVWNLFKRAISALGILVFLGFLPLTLSAERSISQIFANERTKQGDLLYQKAKEFLEDRNHYQSVESCKSFLLLYPGHPKTRDIRKILSSNYRMTGDILALAENELKTYKEFPNTEEGLESYLISGKAFVRMGREDKAYQIFQDIIKNTYSSKIAQEAELELTQMEILGESKNK; encoded by the coding sequence ATGAGACAGAATTCTACAGTATGGAATCTTTTCAAACGGGCCATTTCTGCTCTGGGAATCCTCGTTTTTCTGGGTTTTTTGCCCCTTACTCTTTCCGCAGAACGTTCCATCAGTCAAATTTTTGCCAATGAACGCACCAAACAAGGTGATCTTCTTTACCAAAAGGCGAAAGAGTTTTTGGAAGACCGAAACCACTACCAATCTGTAGAATCATGCAAAAGTTTTCTGTTACTCTATCCGGGCCATCCCAAAACAAGAGATATTAGGAAGATTTTAAGTTCCAACTACCGCATGACGGGAGATATTTTAGCTCTTGCGGAAAATGAACTAAAAACTTATAAAGAATTTCCCAACACAGAAGAAGGGCTCGAATCCTACCTAATTTCAGGAAAAGCCTTTGTGCGTATGGGCCGGGAAGATAAAGCCTATCAGATTTTTCAGGACATTATCAAAAATACGTATTCTAGCAAAATTGCACAAGAAGCGGAATTAGAACTGACTCAGATGGAAATTTTAGGAGAGAGTAAAAATAAGTAA
- a CDS encoding Crp/Fnr family transcriptional regulator: protein MSFFQMVTFPANSYIIVEGKKDANNFYIIREGKVRVTRETAVVGEDPNQVLGPGDFFGVVAAMSQHPQIESATSLTNVSLISVSYDQFGTLIQKSTAVAMNIIRFFSMKLRQFDTTITRLSFRNAVEEDPNELFKIGEYYFQQQNSSHATFAYQSYLKHLPNGQFVPQAKLRLQTMNQPFQSPPIDYTKFNRNYKDSEMIFCEHEPGKELFILQSGKVKISKIVNQNEVMLAVLQAGDIFGEMAILDNKPRSASAVAAGDVELLAINKANFEGMVKAQPQLATRLITLLSERIWIAYKQLANLLLKDPQGRIVDTLMTLAEKNRIKVAPKQAYNFEIGTKDLLKMVGLTDPKDELIISDIMKNNKFIRMDMGKIVCSDMAELEKLVQFYHKKANMENKLKKLK, encoded by the coding sequence ATGTCGTTTTTTCAAATGGTTACTTTCCCAGCGAACTCCTACATCATTGTAGAGGGGAAAAAGGATGCGAACAATTTCTATATCATCCGTGAGGGGAAGGTACGTGTTACACGCGAGACTGCTGTTGTCGGAGAAGATCCCAACCAAGTTTTAGGACCTGGTGACTTCTTTGGTGTGGTTGCGGCCATGAGCCAACATCCACAAATCGAATCTGCTACTTCCCTTACTAATGTATCTTTAATCTCTGTTAGTTATGACCAGTTTGGAACTCTAATCCAAAAGTCTACGGCAGTTGCTATGAATATCATTCGTTTCTTCTCCATGAAGTTACGACAATTTGATACTACAATCACTCGTTTATCCTTTCGCAATGCTGTCGAAGAAGATCCAAACGAACTTTTTAAAATTGGTGAATATTACTTCCAACAACAGAATTCTTCACATGCGACTTTCGCATACCAAAGTTATCTAAAACATCTTCCGAATGGACAGTTTGTACCGCAGGCAAAGTTGCGATTACAAACCATGAACCAACCATTCCAATCTCCTCCCATTGATTACACAAAATTCAATCGGAACTATAAAGATAGTGAGATGATCTTTTGTGAACATGAACCGGGTAAGGAATTATTTATCTTACAAAGTGGAAAGGTAAAAATTTCCAAAATCGTAAACCAAAACGAGGTGATGCTCGCTGTTCTCCAAGCAGGAGATATTTTTGGAGAGATGGCCATCCTTGATAACAAACCTCGCTCTGCTTCGGCAGTGGCTGCAGGTGATGTGGAACTTCTTGCCATCAACAAAGCCAACTTTGAAGGGATGGTGAAAGCACAACCGCAATTGGCAACAAGGCTTATCACTCTCCTTTCTGAAAGAATTTGGATTGCTTACAAACAATTAGCAAACTTACTCCTCAAAGATCCTCAAGGCCGTATCGTTGATACACTGATGACCTTGGCCGAAAAAAATCGAATCAAAGTGGCTCCCAAACAAGCTTATAATTTTGAAATCGGAACCAAAGACCTTCTCAAAATGGTGGGTCTTACTGATCCAAAAGACGAACTGATCATATCTGATATCATGAAAAATAATAAATTTATTCGGATGGATATGGGAAAAATTGTTTGTTCAGACATGGCAGAACTAGAAAAACTCGTCCAATTCTATCATAAAAAGGCTAATATGGAGAATAAGCTAAAGAAGCTGAAATAA
- a CDS encoding STAS domain-containing protein, with translation MSDKILVEEKGNTIRVRFMDQILDGNAPELREILAEILEKNVQEISLDLEKVVIVSSLGISRLLSFKNKADEKKMTVKIVNIQEKLKETLKKLMLDQFFGL, from the coding sequence ATGAGCGATAAGATACTAGTTGAAGAAAAGGGAAATACGATCCGCGTTCGTTTTATGGATCAAATTCTCGACGGAAATGCACCGGAGTTGCGGGAAATTTTAGCGGAGATTCTGGAAAAGAATGTTCAAGAAATTTCTTTGGATTTAGAGAAAGTAGTCATTGTGAGTTCTCTCGGAATTTCTCGTTTGTTATCATTCAAAAACAAAGCCGATGAAAAAAAGATGACAGTGAAAATTGTCAACATCCAAGAAAAACTAAAAGAGACATTGAAGAAATTGATGTTGGATCAGTTTTTTGGTCTTTAA